One genomic region from Paludisphaera rhizosphaerae encodes:
- a CDS encoding ParB N-terminal domain-containing protein gives MKKASQFADERIIEEKRRDGLVRTEEVSMKAVDADTRFQARVEHLDLGHVAYLESVVRDGRELTPISLFDLGKAKMVIGDGIHRHDAYRRAGRPSIPAMVIHGTEQDALEFAAAANQRASLRRKREDIRKAAFMLFGNGWLNRTTGVIADHIGTTPGSVLKWRAEYASQTGEAIPDVVEGFNGMQRKTSNTKKKANINFGSVSAFKAFLAPYGIAIDTVNSGYLLKFPIYHACGIAFVPVRVTDGTCEVSPWVAAVGNAILARLYWNASRVIAIVPDDVEPHPELAKLTGRAGVEFMTAHALAMELAAAKVHARSRE, from the coding sequence ATGAAGAAAGCATCACAATTCGCAGATGAGCGGATTATCGAGGAGAAGCGACGGGATGGGTTAGTCCGCACGGAGGAGGTCAGCATGAAAGCTGTCGACGCGGACACTCGTTTTCAGGCTCGCGTGGAACACTTGGACCTGGGCCATGTCGCCTACCTGGAGAGCGTAGTTCGCGACGGCCGCGAGTTGACGCCGATCTCCCTGTTTGATCTAGGGAAAGCCAAGATGGTTATCGGCGACGGCATTCACCGGCATGATGCCTATCGCAGGGCTGGAAGGCCCAGCATTCCGGCCATGGTGATCCATGGCACGGAACAGGATGCATTGGAGTTTGCGGCTGCCGCGAACCAGCGAGCCAGCTTAAGACGTAAGCGGGAGGATATCCGCAAGGCTGCGTTCATGCTGTTCGGCAATGGGTGGCTTAACAGGACGACAGGAGTGATAGCAGATCACATCGGAACCACTCCGGGGTCGGTTCTCAAATGGCGAGCCGAATACGCAAGCCAGACTGGAGAGGCGATCCCCGATGTGGTCGAAGGTTTCAACGGCATGCAGCGAAAGACGTCGAACACCAAGAAAAAGGCAAATATCAACTTCGGGAGCGTCAGCGCCTTTAAGGCGTTCCTGGCTCCATACGGGATTGCGATCGACACGGTGAACAGCGGCTATCTCTTAAAGTTCCCGATCTACCACGCGTGCGGAATCGCCTTCGTGCCGGTTCGCGTTACAGACGGAACATGTGAGGTATCGCCATGGGTGGCGGCGGTGGGAAACGCGATTCTCGCCAGGTTGTATTGGAACGCTAGCCGGGTGATTGCGATAGTCCCTGATGATGTCGAACCGCATCCAGAACTAGCGAAGCTTACAGGACGCGCCGGCGTTGAGTTCATGACGGCTCACGCGTTAGCCATGGAGTTGGCGGCAGCCAAGGTGCACGCCAGATCGAGGGAGTAA
- a CDS encoding helix-turn-helix domain-containing protein: MFVNANGEGVMPLRPVEFKDDEAIERARDLMMLALSRKRIPLRVIARIFGVSKSTAGERIRAIPEKARAHYAARSLV, encoded by the coding sequence ATGTTCGTGAACGCGAATGGTGAGGGCGTCATGCCCCTGCGGCCAGTGGAGTTCAAAGACGATGAGGCGATAGAGAGGGCGAGGGATCTGATGATGTTGGCGTTGAGCCGCAAGCGGATACCGCTGCGAGTCATCGCCAGAATCTTCGGCGTCTCCAAGTCAACGGCCGGCGAACGCATCCGGGCGATCCCGGAGAAAGCGAGGGCACACTATGCCGCGCGATCGCTGGTCTGA
- a CDS encoding HNH endonuclease, whose translation MCASCAKEGRHVAAAHVHHMIDLADAPELALTYSNLESLCHPCHSRETLKRLREERHERDSLPGIR comes from the coding sequence ATGTGCGCAAGCTGTGCGAAAGAGGGGAGGCACGTTGCCGCCGCTCACGTTCACCACATGATCGACCTGGCGGATGCCCCTGAACTCGCACTCACGTACTCCAATCTTGAGTCGCTCTGCCATCCGTGCCACTCACGCGAGACGCTCAAGAGGCTGAGGGAAGAACGCCATGAGCGTGATAGCTTGCCGGGTATACGCTGA
- a CDS encoding phage terminase small subunit P27 family codes for MPARGRKPKRKTGASNRPFSGVDAVGAPPKPAIIADDVDASGEWDRVCQLLTDNQVLSPADLGILVAYCSAYSTVARCRRELAFEPMLVHNSKTGAIKTHPLYNTLSAAEGALARYAGVLGLTPADRGRVEALDNSDAEASKLDKLNAATAKARHSVVRSVPLQG; via the coding sequence ATGCCAGCGAGGGGGAGGAAACCGAAGAGGAAGACGGGAGCAAGCAACCGGCCGTTCAGCGGTGTTGACGCCGTAGGCGCTCCACCCAAACCGGCGATCATCGCTGACGACGTAGACGCGTCGGGGGAATGGGACCGGGTTTGCCAACTGCTGACGGACAATCAGGTGTTGAGCCCGGCTGATCTCGGCATCCTCGTGGCCTACTGCTCGGCTTACTCGACGGTGGCGCGGTGTCGACGCGAACTCGCGTTTGAACCGATGCTTGTTCACAACTCCAAGACTGGAGCCATCAAGACGCATCCGCTCTACAACACGTTGAGCGCGGCCGAAGGGGCTCTAGCACGCTACGCGGGTGTTCTCGGGCTGACGCCTGCGGATCGTGGGAGGGTCGAAGCTCTGGATAATTCCGATGCGGAGGCATCCAAGCTCGACAAGCTCAATGCAGCAACCGCGAAGGCTCGACATAGCGTCGTTCGATCCGTTCCGCTGCAAGGCTGA
- a CDS encoding terminase large subunit, with translation MQQPRRLDIASFDPFRCKADDLAAADGYIWDPSVALGVQNWIENLCKLRVGDWRGQNITLQWWQQDWIWRLYGWVHKDTGLRRFLEGYLEVAKKNGKTPLVAAQSLYHLLGDGEPAPEVYINACSREQAGILYRDASVMVKMEPEFNGRLELVSSSKRIVDEDADGFLVANSFESENKDGVQSSFTIFDELHRQPNDELWNVFQYAGDSRSQPLLVSITTAGSDITSVCGRQHERALALETGANRETQFLGVVYASRDKNPDINDRKVWYAANPSMGVIIDEAKFAKQVESVQNQGPAAVANFKRLKLNLWTNEDKKFINLAKWNIQPARRTLEEIAEAGDVWAAGLDMAIKTDLNAYVRVTGNLVKGIDVFTKVWIPEDTAIRRSREENLPYMEYADRGFVELVPGSVMNPQIVQDFIEEEHAKFRLKYVLSDHVNTGAMAPYLVKRGVPFQHLKPSNFYHNFPTKTVESLYLQNKLRHGDDPMLAYCAGNACVDIDDRNDNMRLVKGKSTARIDAMIALVSAVAGLLRAIGLDGFGGDAAKKPPRPDVANQLIWI, from the coding sequence ATGCAGCAACCGCGAAGGCTCGACATAGCGTCGTTCGATCCGTTCCGCTGCAAGGCTGACGATCTGGCGGCAGCGGACGGGTACATCTGGGACCCGTCCGTTGCCCTGGGCGTCCAGAACTGGATAGAGAACCTTTGCAAGCTCAGAGTAGGTGACTGGCGTGGTCAGAATATCACGTTGCAATGGTGGCAACAGGACTGGATCTGGAGGTTGTACGGCTGGGTTCACAAGGATACCGGACTTCGCCGCTTCCTTGAAGGCTACCTAGAGGTCGCGAAGAAGAACGGTAAGACGCCTCTGGTCGCTGCCCAAAGCCTGTATCACCTGCTCGGCGACGGCGAACCCGCACCCGAAGTATACATTAACGCGTGCTCGCGCGAGCAGGCCGGCATTCTTTACCGAGACGCTTCCGTCATGGTGAAGATGGAGCCGGAGTTTAACGGCCGACTGGAGCTTGTGTCGTCGAGCAAGCGGATCGTCGACGAAGACGCGGACGGCTTTCTAGTCGCAAACTCATTCGAGAGCGAGAACAAAGACGGCGTGCAGTCGTCGTTCACCATCTTCGACGAACTCCACCGGCAACCGAACGACGAACTGTGGAACGTCTTCCAGTACGCTGGCGACTCGCGATCACAGCCGTTGCTCGTGTCCATCACGACGGCAGGCAGCGACATCACCAGCGTTTGCGGCCGGCAGCATGAACGGGCTCTAGCTCTGGAGACGGGTGCGAACCGGGAAACGCAGTTTCTGGGCGTCGTCTACGCGTCCCGAGACAAGAATCCCGACATCAACGATCGCAAGGTGTGGTATGCCGCAAACCCGTCGATGGGCGTCATCATCGATGAAGCGAAGTTCGCCAAGCAGGTGGAATCGGTCCAGAACCAGGGACCTGCGGCCGTAGCCAACTTCAAGCGATTGAAGCTGAACCTATGGACCAACGAAGATAAGAAATTTATCAACCTGGCCAAATGGAACATTCAGCCGGCGCGTAGGACGCTTGAAGAGATCGCCGAAGCCGGAGACGTCTGGGCTGCTGGGCTCGACATGGCGATTAAGACCGACCTTAACGCCTACGTGCGAGTGACGGGGAATCTTGTCAAAGGCATCGACGTATTCACCAAGGTTTGGATACCCGAGGATACGGCGATACGGCGATCGAGGGAGGAAAACCTTCCGTACATGGAGTACGCGGACAGAGGATTCGTGGAGCTTGTTCCCGGCAGCGTCATGAATCCGCAGATCGTGCAGGATTTCATCGAGGAAGAACACGCCAAATTCCGGCTCAAGTACGTGCTCTCCGACCATGTGAATACGGGTGCGATGGCTCCGTATCTGGTCAAACGCGGCGTTCCATTCCAGCACCTGAAGCCGAGCAACTTCTACCACAACTTTCCCACCAAAACGGTGGAGTCGCTGTACCTCCAAAACAAGCTGAGACACGGCGACGACCCCATGTTGGCTTACTGCGCCGGCAACGCGTGCGTCGACATCGACGATCGCAACGACAACATGCGGTTGGTCAAGGGCAAGTCGACGGCTCGCATCGACGCGATGATTGCTCTCGTCTCGGCAGTCGCCGGGCTGCTGCGTGCTATCGGGCTCGACGGCTTCGGCGGCGACGCTGCGAAGAAACCGCCGCGCCCCGATGTCGCGAATCAACTGATTTGGATCTGA
- a CDS encoding phage portal protein, whose protein sequence is MATALPRKRLTTPNRLRADGGVIDLRKIRNDLYGWSEGIPDAPKVNVWGMMGLSAARRCIEAIAGDLASLPLNLVKVRDDDSIVHMKRHALYDLFRWSPDGGLSTPSGFRRSLLANTLAWGNGYAEIAKANDKTYLRILEPAFTSIDFGENGSWFYSSPAGRLPGYNVVHVAGLGSNGFQGFSPVKTHPVALGLTVTAERFGSAFLANGAFPSGYIKADAALGDDTEAYVRLRDAFIARHAEGTHKAGRVGVLPPGFDFTKASVDPEVAQFLETRLFQILEICRIFGVPPYRVMQYENMHYSTVEAVKAEFATTTLMPWSIVFEESLNLRLLTEAEVAKGLTFKHDFTAFLKADTQGRALMIRTMYDCDALVPNEIRAGENYGPIDGGDKVKSATAAAANAAKSPALPAPAPEPAADAQPPEAQA, encoded by the coding sequence ATGGCAACCGCACTCCCTCGCAAGCGTCTGACGACGCCGAATCGGCTGCGCGCAGATGGCGGCGTCATCGACCTGCGGAAGATCCGAAACGACTTGTACGGCTGGTCTGAGGGCATCCCCGACGCTCCGAAGGTCAACGTATGGGGAATGATGGGGCTGTCGGCGGCTCGGCGTTGCATCGAGGCGATAGCCGGCGACCTGGCGTCGCTGCCGCTGAATCTCGTTAAGGTGCGAGACGACGACTCGATAGTTCACATGAAGCGGCACGCGCTCTATGACTTGTTCCGCTGGTCTCCCGATGGCGGCTTGTCGACGCCGAGCGGTTTCCGCCGGTCGCTGCTGGCCAACACGCTGGCTTGGGGCAACGGCTATGCGGAGATAGCGAAGGCGAACGACAAGACCTATCTCCGCATCCTGGAGCCGGCGTTTACCTCTATCGACTTCGGCGAGAACGGAAGCTGGTTCTACAGCTCTCCGGCCGGTCGCTTGCCCGGATACAACGTCGTTCACGTCGCGGGTCTGGGCTCCAACGGCTTCCAAGGCTTCTCGCCGGTCAAGACGCATCCGGTTGCCCTAGGGCTGACGGTGACGGCGGAACGCTTCGGCTCGGCGTTCCTGGCTAATGGGGCCTTTCCGAGCGGCTATATCAAGGCTGACGCCGCACTCGGCGACGATACCGAGGCGTATGTCCGCCTACGCGACGCGTTCATCGCCAGGCATGCAGAGGGCACGCACAAGGCCGGTCGCGTCGGCGTTCTGCCTCCCGGCTTCGACTTCACCAAGGCCAGCGTTGATCCCGAAGTAGCGCAATTCCTGGAGACGCGGCTTTTTCAGATCCTCGAAATCTGCCGCATCTTCGGAGTGCCTCCGTACCGCGTCATGCAGTACGAGAACATGCACTACTCGACGGTGGAAGCCGTCAAGGCCGAGTTCGCGACCACGACGCTGATGCCGTGGTCGATCGTCTTTGAAGAGTCGTTGAATCTTCGGCTGCTGACTGAGGCCGAAGTCGCCAAGGGATTGACGTTCAAGCATGACTTTACGGCGTTTCTCAAGGCCGACACTCAGGGCCGGGCGCTGATGATTCGCACGATGTACGACTGCGACGCGCTCGTGCCGAACGAGATTCGGGCCGGCGAGAACTACGGGCCAATTGATGGCGGCGACAAGGTCAAGAGTGCGACGGCTGCCGCTGCCAACGCGGCCAAATCACCAGCGTTGCCGGCTCCGGCTCCGGAGCCTGCGGCAGACGCCCAACCACCGGAGGCGCAAGCGTGA
- a CDS encoding HK97 family phage prohead protease: protein MSNTVRRRNQDAALLQYRAAEGESTKPQFRGYAVVFNEWTTLLSYRNWEIREVIRPGAFRNALAASQDVRALINHDSTLVLGRTRAGTLRLREDDKGLAVEIDPPNTQPARDIAVSMERGDVNQMSFAFLPRKGGEVTTIRMVDDVEVTEIEIVDADLFDVAVVTYPAYEGTSIGVRGRDIEEAAAAAKRRWLAERLAKLDSLNKR from the coding sequence GTGAGCAACACGGTTCGGCGTCGCAATCAAGATGCGGCGTTGCTCCAGTATCGAGCGGCAGAGGGCGAAAGCACCAAGCCGCAATTCCGGGGCTACGCCGTCGTCTTCAATGAGTGGACAACGCTTCTCTCCTACCGCAATTGGGAGATTCGCGAGGTCATCCGACCTGGAGCCTTCCGCAACGCTCTGGCCGCGTCTCAGGACGTTCGGGCGCTGATCAACCACGATTCCACCCTTGTTCTCGGCCGTACGCGTGCCGGGACTCTCAGGCTGCGAGAAGACGACAAGGGCCTGGCCGTCGAGATCGACCCGCCGAATACGCAGCCGGCTCGTGACATCGCCGTGAGCATGGAGCGCGGCGACGTCAATCAAATGTCGTTCGCCTTCCTGCCGCGTAAGGGCGGTGAAGTCACCACCATCCGCATGGTGGACGACGTTGAAGTCACGGAAATCGAGATCGTCGACGCCGACTTGTTCGACGTTGCGGTGGTGACGTACCCGGCCTATGAGGGGACGTCGATTGGTGTGCGAGGCCGGGACATCGAGGAAGCGGCAGCGGCTGCCAAGCGCCGTTGGCTGGCTGAACGCCTCGCGAAGCTGGACAGCTTGAACAAGCGTTGA
- a CDS encoding phage major capsid protein, which translates to MPTVREIRERADAARARANELRSTIQAAAEPNQADVEAMDTAMSEANTLYDQADAQEQREQRWTDLENRGRPLPPFKNAPATGGDSGNAGEFGNGDRERAAMLARYSIRRALLGAADIREGRPFTGVEAEIHQHTGGMAVGRRDGGPCVRIPWDAPVSRSLFPRGWQFRDVTTSTIGSTVPTLVQPTLIELLRARMVLTTLGVRTITGFTQPFTIPRQNAGASGEWVGEQGSATKSNATTNAAAFAPKTATGNTILSRRSLLQSNIDAENFAVEDLINTIAQMVEIAAINGAGSSTVPRGIFQTSGVGSVAVGTDGGALTWAHLTSMVGAVSAANAPAGSRMWLLHPLMTAWMARTVRVANYPKYLFDIDTPNAPIAGFGYAETTNVPSNFVKGASSDCYGIAFGLWSELMLALMSTLDILADPYSLAHTGDVRYAAFQDVDVNVRHAASFAICADARLV; encoded by the coding sequence ATGCCGACCGTGCGAGAAATTCGCGAGCGGGCCGACGCCGCGCGTGCCCGCGCAAACGAACTCCGTTCCACGATCCAGGCTGCGGCCGAGCCCAACCAGGCCGACGTTGAGGCCATGGACACGGCCATGAGCGAGGCCAACACGCTCTATGACCAGGCCGACGCCCAAGAGCAGCGAGAGCAGCGGTGGACGGATCTTGAGAATCGCGGCCGTCCGCTGCCGCCGTTCAAGAACGCTCCCGCGACCGGCGGCGACAGCGGCAACGCTGGCGAGTTCGGCAACGGCGACCGTGAGCGTGCGGCGATGCTGGCTCGCTACAGTATCCGCCGGGCGTTGCTGGGCGCTGCCGACATTCGCGAGGGCAGGCCGTTCACCGGCGTCGAGGCCGAAATCCACCAGCACACCGGCGGCATGGCTGTCGGTCGTCGCGACGGCGGGCCGTGCGTCCGCATTCCCTGGGATGCTCCAGTTTCCCGGTCGCTGTTTCCGCGTGGATGGCAGTTTCGCGACGTGACGACGTCCACGATCGGCTCGACGGTGCCGACGCTCGTGCAGCCGACGCTCATCGAGTTGCTTCGGGCTCGCATGGTGTTGACCACGCTCGGCGTGCGGACCATCACCGGGTTCACGCAGCCTTTCACCATTCCCCGGCAGAACGCCGGTGCGTCTGGCGAGTGGGTTGGTGAGCAGGGCTCGGCGACCAAGAGCAACGCGACCACGAACGCTGCCGCCTTCGCTCCGAAGACGGCGACCGGAAACACCATCCTTTCGCGGCGGTCGCTTCTTCAGTCGAACATCGACGCCGAGAACTTCGCCGTCGAAGACCTGATCAACACCATCGCTCAGATGGTGGAAATCGCGGCGATCAATGGGGCGGGTTCGTCCACGGTGCCGCGTGGCATCTTCCAGACCAGCGGCGTCGGATCCGTCGCCGTGGGGACGGATGGCGGCGCGCTGACCTGGGCTCACCTGACCAGCATGGTCGGAGCCGTGAGCGCGGCCAACGCTCCGGCCGGTTCCCGCATGTGGCTTCTCCACCCGCTGATGACGGCGTGGATGGCGCGAACGGTTCGCGTCGCCAACTACCCCAAGTACCTGTTCGACATCGACACGCCCAACGCTCCCATCGCCGGATTCGGCTATGCGGAGACGACCAACGTGCCGAGCAATTTCGTCAAGGGCGCGTCGAGCGACTGCTACGGCATCGCCTTCGGGCTGTGGTCGGAACTGATGCTGGCGCTCATGTCGACGCTCGACATCCTCGCCGATCCCTACTCGCTGGCTCACACCGGCGACGTGCGGTATGCGGCATTTCAGGACGTCGACGTGAACGTGCGGCACGCGGCTTCGTTCGCGATCTGTGCTGACGCTCGTCTGGTGTAA
- a CDS encoding head-tail connector protein → MTYQTIVLEQPAELPVTLTEVKTHVRMPLDLDDDDALIMSYVASATKYVERRCAQRFVTQTLRTTFEGWTPRIKSVYLPWAPVASVVRMANVVDGSEVDVDLDAYGVTLGVPGAIARRVFGCVPVDAVVVDYVVGYGLAASVPAEVKLPVMILAGHWYARREPVITGTIVSECPMHVNDLIGGLRWGAYPA, encoded by the coding sequence ATGACCTATCAAACGATCGTGCTGGAGCAGCCTGCGGAACTGCCGGTCACGCTGACGGAGGTCAAGACGCACGTCAGGATGCCGCTGGACCTAGACGACGACGACGCCTTGATTATGTCGTACGTGGCTTCGGCCACGAAGTACGTCGAGAGGCGATGCGCTCAGCGGTTCGTTACGCAGACGCTCCGCACGACGTTTGAGGGATGGACGCCACGCATCAAGAGCGTGTACCTGCCGTGGGCTCCTGTAGCGTCCGTAGTGCGTATGGCGAACGTGGTTGATGGATCTGAGGTTGACGTCGACTTGGACGCGTACGGCGTCACGCTGGGAGTTCCCGGGGCCATCGCAAGGCGAGTGTTCGGGTGCGTGCCCGTTGACGCCGTCGTCGTCGATTACGTCGTCGGCTACGGGCTGGCTGCCTCCGTGCCGGCAGAGGTCAAGTTGCCGGTCATGATCCTTGCCGGGCACTGGTACGCGAGGCGTGAGCCGGTCATCACCGGAACCATCGTCAGCGAGTGCCCCATGCACGTCAACGATCTGATTGGCGGGCTCAGATGGGGGGCTTATCCCGCATGA
- a CDS encoding phage head closure protein, which produces MDPGQMKSRLVYEEPVEVDNDEHGRPIIEWRPRFEIWADVRPISAREASYAEQTKSLRTHVVICRWRADLNELGRLRFKGRERVMSIESITNDSEDNLQANIDAIEESKPA; this is translated from the coding sequence ATGGACCCCGGACAGATGAAATCCCGGCTCGTTTATGAGGAGCCGGTGGAGGTCGACAACGACGAACACGGACGGCCGATCATCGAGTGGCGACCGAGATTCGAGATATGGGCCGACGTCCGTCCGATCTCGGCTCGTGAAGCATCGTACGCCGAACAGACGAAGTCGCTCAGGACTCACGTCGTCATCTGCCGCTGGCGAGCGGATCTCAACGAACTCGGCCGGCTCCGGTTCAAGGGCCGGGAACGCGTCATGTCTATCGAGTCGATAACCAACGACTCCGAAGACAACTTGCAGGCGAACATTGACGCCATCGAAGAATCGAAGCCTGCTTGA
- a CDS encoding GDSL-type esterase/lipase family protein, whose product MPTASIANSNDATKFLFRSGSDFNSGGGGEVKFNGTQLDIRPYVFTPNANPANTDPVVTVSIDGGEAVDVPIEMLGEYTTVTLASGLTDGPHVAVISYEWSGALDTPCLIATGSAPGFWSIASIPAGGVSTALSVFGDWDWPATGSWNALTGEICGTLNGSGDVWLWVQNFGSPANPLYVSVDGSESALTPTGYTWLPIASNLAAGTHPLVIRNETSGSAWGFNGDASSAFIRVRYAPGSSTPTLSADVSGRYSPMDAARCEPPLGKFVAAISGESVRELACRSVLTSPTWEALVLKNGSQYLIRNGSTDGAVQTLPSSGTVGWVTLASGLTGTNTLEFRTPVAAPPKVYAFRTATAGQAAAPTTSRVKILFVGDSITQAIYAGATYPDSTKGWAYKLENALPANAANIAVPGYRSDQILTVFNGYCTAYGAGTMRAPELIALYIGMNDVSQDSEANYPGSATVTPAAYADYIADTISLAQTTFPGVPLLFLTIARVSSATVAGYNTALSGAVSAAGGEEAGIYLLDIAPLAENTSLFVDGIHPNDAGWTAIADMVEPEIESILGPAPDPLSVALASSAITSSSATVTATPSGGSGGETYAWTRNGSAVSGVTGPVLNLTGLTASTTYTIDVTVTDSASATASDTLNVTTSAAEGSPLSVTLATSAITATSATVTATPSGGASGSKTYAWTRNGSAVSGVTGAVLNLTGLTGSTSYTIAVTVTDSASATANASTTVTTSAAGGSPLAVSLEKTSGTTTTLVIQATATGGTGSKSYAWTVNGDAVSGTASSLSLTGLTPSTTYTIAVTVTDGASSTATDSIAATTSDVAGPTYYRVNNGISRITAMKSLGETDITVANPARFGTQFPIKLTVFRRSTLDPLVPYVPLAIYAVTGRLGNVLQTSGTLEGTSDVKLIVGDVAANVPTAAGDD is encoded by the coding sequence ATGCCAACGGCATCGATCGCGAACAGCAACGACGCGACGAAGTTCCTATTCCGCTCTGGCTCGGATTTCAACTCCGGCGGCGGCGGTGAGGTTAAGTTCAACGGCACGCAGTTGGACATTCGGCCGTACGTCTTCACGCCGAACGCCAACCCGGCGAACACGGATCCGGTCGTCACCGTCTCCATCGACGGCGGCGAGGCCGTGGACGTGCCGATCGAGATGCTGGGCGAGTACACGACGGTCACGCTCGCGAGCGGCTTGACCGATGGGCCGCACGTCGCAGTTATCTCCTATGAATGGAGCGGGGCGCTGGACACGCCTTGCCTCATCGCCACGGGCTCGGCTCCGGGATTCTGGAGCATCGCCAGCATTCCGGCCGGCGGCGTCTCGACGGCACTCTCTGTGTTTGGTGATTGGGACTGGCCGGCGACGGGTTCATGGAACGCGCTTACGGGCGAGATCTGCGGAACGCTCAACGGCTCCGGCGACGTCTGGCTCTGGGTGCAGAACTTCGGCTCTCCGGCCAATCCGTTGTACGTATCCGTGGACGGCTCGGAATCGGCTCTGACGCCTACCGGCTACACTTGGCTGCCGATCGCTTCCAATCTTGCCGCCGGAACGCATCCGCTGGTCATCCGCAATGAGACGTCGGGCTCGGCATGGGGCTTCAACGGCGACGCGTCGTCCGCGTTCATTCGCGTCAGGTATGCTCCCGGATCATCGACGCCGACGCTCTCTGCCGACGTCTCCGGCCGATACTCGCCGATGGACGCGGCCCGGTGCGAACCTCCGCTTGGTAAGTTCGTCGCTGCGATCAGCGGTGAATCCGTTCGCGAGCTGGCGTGTCGATCCGTGCTGACGTCCCCGACGTGGGAAGCGTTGGTACTCAAGAACGGATCGCAATACCTGATCCGCAACGGCTCGACGGATGGTGCCGTTCAGACGCTCCCGTCCAGCGGAACCGTGGGCTGGGTGACGCTCGCGAGCGGGCTGACGGGAACCAACACGCTCGAATTCCGAACGCCAGTCGCCGCGCCGCCGAAGGTGTACGCGTTCCGCACGGCGACTGCGGGACAAGCGGCGGCTCCGACCACGTCCCGCGTCAAGATCCTGTTCGTGGGCGACTCCATCACGCAGGCGATCTATGCCGGTGCGACCTACCCTGACTCGACGAAGGGGTGGGCGTACAAGCTCGAAAACGCTCTGCCGGCGAACGCAGCCAACATCGCCGTTCCCGGCTATCGGTCGGACCAAATCCTGACGGTGTTCAACGGCTACTGCACGGCCTACGGTGCGGGAACGATGAGGGCTCCTGAACTCATCGCCTTGTACATCGGGATGAACGACGTGTCGCAGGACAGTGAGGCGAACTATCCCGGCAGCGCGACGGTGACGCCGGCCGCTTACGCGGACTACATCGCCGATACCATCAGCCTGGCGCAGACGACTTTCCCCGGCGTTCCGCTCTTGTTTCTCACGATCGCTCGCGTGTCGTCCGCGACCGTGGCTGGCTACAACACGGCGTTGTCAGGTGCCGTTTCCGCAGCCGGTGGCGAAGAGGCCGGGATCTACCTGCTGGATATCGCTCCGCTGGCCGAGAACACGAGTTTGTTCGTCGACGGCATCCATCCGAACGATGCAGGGTGGACCGCGATTGCCGACATGGTGGAACCCGAGATCGAGTCGATTCTAGGGCCGGCTCCCGATCCGCTGTCCGTGGCTCTCGCGTCGTCGGCAATCACGTCGTCGTCGGCGACCGTGACCGCGACGCCGAGCGGCGGCAGCGGCGGCGAGACTTACGCCTGGACTCGCAACGGCTCGGCGGTCTCGGGAGTCACCGGGCCTGTCTTGAACCTGACGGGGTTGACGGCGTCGACGACGTACACGATCGACGTCACCGTCACTGACTCGGCTTCGGCGACGGCGTCTGACACGCTCAACGTCACAACGTCTGCGGCCGAAGGCTCTCCGCTCTCCGTGACGCTGGCGACGTCCGCGATTACGGCGACGTCCGCGACCGTCACCGCGACGCCGAGCGGCGGTGCCTCCGGCTCGAAAACCTACGCGTGGACGCGGAACGGTTCCGCTGTCTCTGGCGTCACTGGTGCCGTGCTGAACCTCACCGGGCTCACGGGGTCAACGTCTTACACGATCGCTGTGACCGTCACCGACTCGGCTTCGGCGACGGCGAATGCGTCGACGACGGTAACGACGTCGGCGGCTGGCGGCTCACCGCTGGCCGTGTCCCTGGAGAAGACCAGCGGCACAACCACGACGCTGGTGATTCAGGCGACGGCGACGGGGGGAACCGGCTCCAAGTCGTACGCGTGGACCGTCAACGGCGACGCGGTTTCGGGCACGGCGTCGAGCCTGTCACTGACCGGCCTAACGCCGTCGACGACGTACACGATCGCCGTCACTGTGACCGATGGCGCGTCGTCGACGGCGACCGACAGCATCGCGGCGACGACTTCCGACGTCGCGGGGCCGACGTACTACCGCGTTAACAACGGGATCTCTCGCATCACGGCCATGAAGTCGCTGGGGGAAACCGACATCACCGTGGCCAACCCCGCTAGGTTCGGGACACAGTTTCCCATCAAGCTGACGGTCTTCCGGCGATCCACCCTCGATCCTCTCGTGCCGTACGTGCCGCTGGCTATCTACGCGGTGACGGGGCGGCTTGGGAACGTCTTGCAGACGTCCGGAACCCTGGAGGGCACCAGCGACGTCAAGCTCATCGTCGGCGACGTCGCCGCTAACGTGCCTACGGCTGCCGGAGACGACTGA